The Manihot esculenta cultivar AM560-2 chromosome 17, M.esculenta_v8, whole genome shotgun sequence genome contains the following window.
tccctactatgTTCCTTTAGAAGaccacctctgacccatcctgtcctctgaacctgactaccttgtctctacagaccaagatagcactacgagtagaaaaacccagtccaaccctaaactgacgtccagacagtcaagtctaggacctcaaagtcgggtggacaatatctaccctcaactgacacagaactgaaccggcagatagactctgccacagatggatcacactcgggtccactgacccaaagagaacactctagcccagaagctatcaactcaacctctcgacggctcctagagcaactaaagaaagagaaacactaggtttcacaaaaacatgcacatcagaacattcaaaagtgagcgtacctggcactACTgggttcgatgtgtctgcctcttgctgagcttgggtgaagatccgagctgcagctgacggaccttctccacggaaaccctcagaagaaaaggctgaccctcttcctctgcctcgaccactaacctgcaGCATGGCTGAAGCCGCTGGCTGAGACTGTGCTACCCggggcacagtaggacactcacgtgctatgtgtccttcctacctgcatctgaaacatgccgttgttcccaccagacagactcccttgtgcggcctaccgcacctcaagcattttgaactgcctgagccagagcttgagccaccaaaacccagactagccttcaaattcttccaaaacttcttcttcgaccttctgaggcctctgctccACTTCTTAGTGGTGTTCCCCCACCTTTTATCTCTTGAGGCAGCTGTACtcaaagtggagggatcaatccctcctgaacctgagatcctggaatcctgagtctgagcatccacctgagaatctcccatgccttcctctggaactctgattcccaaactgacatctcttctctgaacatccatctctacttccctcatactagctgacatccttcttggagccattccttctctgcttatatcaaaagaccttccagggtcccttgatgttccccatctgctgactccccatgactgcgctcttggcagagtagggggaaaggtgtccataccttccctctcataTGGAACTCCaatcgattccacagatcgacgagcacctcgcattctggctcctctgaagaacaacacacaagcaatcaatcaatcattagcatcatacggttcatatgaaaacacatgaacctgcaacctacatagcatacatagcataacatacatacattaatgcacatgcataaaatcatggcattcctcatcatcatcaaacaagacatgactctacaccctatcctagtggacatgattttaactaTTGTACTTGCCCTTCTACgacatctaaaccaacctctttccgatgtgggatatctctaatccttgagcatctttgctcaacacaccgtactaatgaggcccaaagctctgatatcACTCTGTAACgtcccgaaaaccgatacccctctgtaacgacccgaaccgccaccggcgctaggatctagattgtcttaaggccgccgggacccgtagcaagccaaacatacctcctatcacctggtcaaatcccatacatgatcaaaactttaacataaaaattgaaacatctgatgtaaataccgagcttgacctgtatacaacataactgaaaatataaggaaacccccctactagagccctcatcaaaactctagctgagtcaacacaacatacatcaagccggagtcacatccaaagagcTAGAACCAAaactaacctgtgcatgcattaaaaccataagcgtaggacctccactagggtcctcatcaaacactagcgtggtaaacaacacatgccaccagtttagttcaaacacaactcaacatctaaaacattacatacatcatgtattaaacagggactaaccaagtcttagggccaagcacagttctaatccataaacataactccacttaactttacattacattctcttacaatacattatatcaatttacattacatgtccacactaaaacgcTAATCGATTACTGTTACAAAAGCATCacattacccttgacgtcttcctggactacctctgacctgcaaaactggggttaggggagaggggtgagctaaaaagcccagtgagtagaaacaaagaaaacagttcattaattacatgctttcatgaaatgcgtcatagcacaaacaattcacatcacggattggacccgagCACCAACAttccttccagtctcagtatgcccggcccggccgggtctTACAACCTtcatatgcctggcccggccaggtcttacaacaactgtatatgtatgcctggcccggccaggtcttacaacatctctagggctagtggggtcgccttggtccatccacatcatcatagtcatcaaattatgcaatgcgccatattcgtgaaactagtgcaatcaacctactacatataaacgtgatgcatgagcatgctttaggcatttgatttcataaattaaaagatttagtttagttctactcacaactagcagacgctggactgacgctgcaacagctaacactgatggcctcctcggtccctcgggtccgatcctacacaggtggactcgaatgaggtgccaaacacactctaaacaactcataaacaactccccaaaaaccccctaaaacatcatagaaacatgcataaacctttaaccatgcacaaaggagcttaacaacttgattaaactccgaaaacaacatcaaaaacatacatagatagcttatgacccacataggccaaaaccatcaaaacaacccaaattctcacatactctctccccatcatgcatactcactcccacatgcatagactagcttaaacttccaacatatcatcacatacacatatataaacatacattgggcataaaatccacatagaccctaacatgcatatctacccatactcaaccatcaaaacctcttaaaactcacttaaaacttcatgaaacataaaggaaagcatagatccacacttacctcttgaagatcgagggtttgtgcaaGCTCTAACTTGAAGATGGGTGGaaccaactccttgggtctccaagttcccaaaacttgatctaagcttgaaaactcttcaaaacatccataaaactcatgaaaacgtgaaggagatgaagaaaaacatgaaaatgaccaaagaaggacaaaaactcacttgagctcgagaatggggagaaaactcgcccatttccgatctgaggactctttataggtggcctggtcgaagaccttcagcagcctaatgtgccccctaaactcatgcatgttcggcggccgaacttgaggttcggcggctgaaccttggttagttcaaacaaggctttcagaggccaaaagcgctcccgaaatcttcccatgttcggcggccgaacttcactttcggcggccgaacctggcaagcgcctccttggtcttttcttttcaaaactcaattctttttcatttaaaaccataaaatcagtaaaaacattttagaaaatacattttacccctctagaagcctctggcatcttcagaatttcagattccaatggagattccgccggaaggtagggattccgatgccggaatctagccgggtattacattagtgACCAGAAAGGCTCACTTCTACGTAGGTTGGATGAACTAGGCATGACCTATTGTAGCAAGCTAGTCGTCTCCTTAGTACAATACATGGATCATAAGTGCACGTGCAGAGAATACGAACTGGTCAGGTCTGCATTTATTATTCTATAGCCCACCATTAATGTACCGTTTGACACACTTATATAAAAACATCCCTACCCTGTCAAAAGGGGACACGACACTAGAAGCATCAACTTTATTCATAGGTATTTATACACCAAACTAACCCTAAAATGAGAATCTctcattttttaaaagaaaaacccTATCTCTCTCTCTTACTGTCACATAGAGAGAACCTAAAACCGctattctcttctcttctctgttTTACTTCTCTTAACTCCACTAAGCTCCCAGATCTGACATAAGCATCAGAAGGTCTCTACCGGGGGCTTCCCTGGTGGACCCCTGAAAAGATTGAAGAGCCAGGAAGAATACATAGAGCAAAAGTGCTCATATGAGATCCAGCGCTAAGAGACTGGAAAAAGATAAAAGCAAAAAGTGCTGGGATAAAGAATCAGGACTAATAGCCTGGAAGACAACAAAAAGCTAAACAGTTTGGATGAAAACTCAGACTAAAAACCCACAAGGAAACATAGAGCAAAAGTGCTCAAACTATGGTCCAAGACTAGAAGAGTCCGGAACGAGACAAAAGTAAAAAGAGCTCGAATGGAAAAATCAGGGCTAGGAGCACAAAATATGCAAAAAAGCAGAAATTCTCACAAACGGCTAAAGGCAGAAAAGCCCGAGAGCATACTTAAGGCTAAGTACCCAGAAGATGCAAAAGAGTAATGTCACACCCAATCCCAAACTGTAGAGACGGATATGACCCGGAAAACTGACAGAACTTCCCCtgatatttatacatataaGAACATATAACCTActataatttcaaattataaaacatataagagAGGATTAATAGCTGGACTAGTCAATCcataatatatttacaataaacaaaatacattcttcactgggctgtacaatctatacatgatttatcaaaattacaaaagaaaagacaaaagaCCTAGAATTGGTCCGACCTCCTCTAGACTCTGAGTGGACGATGTGGAAGGAAGGGTAAACTAGAAGATGAGGACTGCTGAGCGGATCACCAACAAGGAActgaaatattaaaagaaatataaggGGTGAGTACAAACTACTCAgtgagcggataaataaataacaaaggggaaaagataagtttaggtacttaatagtaccaaatatttagctaaaataCTGTGCTGTTTCGGGAATGTTTCGGGACATTCCCGAAACCAGAGCTTTAATGCtcacttttctcttttttttttttgtgggctTGGGCTTGGGCCTGATAAGTAAAATGCTCAAAGAAAGGAGTCAAGGCTAAGAGCCCGAAAGAGCAAAAGGGCTTAGATAAATAATGCAAAGAGTAAAGAATTCGAAAGAAAAATCAGGGCTAAAGAGTCCAGAAGGCCACAAGGAACCCGGAAGATCACAAACAAAAAACGCTTAAAAAAGATGTGCATcacaagaaattaaaattttctacaATAAGAGCAAGACGAAAACAGACCTATcacatatttataaataaattactctTGAACTTTCTCAGATGAAGCAAGAATTCACTAGATAATCAAGATGCGACCTTCCATGGAAGAGACCTAAGAAAGCAGACCAGTAAAGTCAGGTCGAAAGGCCAGACCACCAAAGATAGACCTTTCAAAAGGAGAACAATCGACATCAAATTTTCCATAGAAGACCACCAAAGGTCATATCTCCTAAAGAGAAGATCGTCAACATAAGACTTCGAATAAAAAGACCTCTAGAAGCAGGGATAAAGTTCACTCCCTTATTTCAACCTATGATAAGTCGATCAATTCAATTGATCGTAATTCATAAGCGTCAGCCAAGTGAATAGGTGGTGCCGAATTAGCAGAGCGGGTTTCCTTCTCCGACGGTCATAAATAACCATCGAAAAAGCGAAAGGGTAACTGataacttataaaaaaaaaataggacCCTCCAAGATCATGACATGTGTACACGTGAATCGAAAGTTTTTCCATTTGGTCGAATCGGGTAGTAAGTAGCCCGACCTATTAAGCATAAAGAATCAGACCAGCAACACTCCTGAGTTTACTAAACCCTGAAACAGACAGACTGACCTTTTCAAAAACCAAAGAGGACGAACATACCTTCTCAAAATCCCATACTACAACAAGACTTTGAATGCCGAAGTGGTCGACCTCAGTGACCGGAAAGAGCTCATGTAGTCAAGATAAGGATGCCAACCTTCTATGAGCTGGTCATCTCTTTAGTATAGCACAAAGATCACAAATGCACATGCAGAGGGTATGAACCAGTCAGCTCCACATTTATTGTCATGTAGCCCATCATTAATGTATCGCCTGACACACCTGCACAAAAGTATTTCTGCCCCGTCAGAATGGGACATGACACCAGGAGCATCAACTTTATTGTTTTTATATACCACACTAACCCTAAAAGGGAGATTTCTCCTTCTCTAGAAGAAAAACCCTATTTCCCTCTCTCAATTGTCACATAGAGAGAACTCAAAACggctattcttttcttttttctattttattttccttaacAACACTGAGCTCTCAGATTTTACTGGGAGCTTTCCTGGTGGACCTCTAATTGTTTTCTTCCATTTTACATGTCATCTTTCTCAGAGCCAAGCATAGAGGGACCCAACAGAACCAATCGATGATCAATCTATCAAATTAAGCTTCTACCCAAGTGTTCTGTTCTGAAAACCCGCCGGATCCCACCATTATCACAAATGAAATTCAATGACATTTGCTCAAAAACAAAAATGTTTATCCTTAATTAATGTATTTTCCAAAAACATAGGAATTAAATCATTAACAAATCTGTTGGGACATGGAAGCAACCAATATGAACATGGCCATGGAGGGCATCAGTTTGAGCAATTAACATATCAATTGCTCGAGCGTTAACAGTTCAAGGGACGACTTTAGCGGAGTAGAAAACGGCAGCTAGCAATCTGCGACAGCCTCAAGGCAAGCAAATCGGACTGCGAAGTGAAGGTCGCAGAAGCGTGGTTGAGTGGCTTAGCGATGGATCCAAATTCTCCTTTGCCTTGAATTTTTCCCTACAACTGAAGCCGACAACTTATTTGAAGTTGTAGAATGAGTCCGATCATCTTTTCCACTCGAAATTCGAGGGGAGAATGGGGATTGAATTGGATCTCAACGTATCACTTTAAGGAATGTATTGCAAAGAGAAAGTTAgagagaaggagaaagaagaaagagaatttgcgtagggagagtttccatttCAGATGAACTTATCTGATATTCTCTGGATCATGATCGCTTAAAATGCTTTTCAATTTTCATAGAGTTACGAATTACAAAGATCTAAATTAAAGACCAGCAAAAGTACaggtaaattttattaacaacgATAAATTGATCTTCCCCCTTCAGCCGTTTCTAAAAGGaacaattaaaaagaaattgcAAATACCCAAGTGCCTACTTCTTTTTAAGGCAATGATATAATTGCATTAACACCCAAAATGGGCTACGACAGGAAGTACATCTGCAGATTGAACTtattaaagaaatttaaatcTCTCAAGGCGTTAGCAGCCATTTCGCACTATAAACACGGTTAAAAGAGACACGTTAATTTAGTGATGGTGTGGATGGGGATCTCCCGGAGGAATAGAGCACTTGCGCCTGGCAGAGTCTTGATCCCCCAGATCTCTAGCCGATGAAAAATTAAGCAGCCCAAAGTTGATATTTCCCTTGGCGTTTTCCACCAATGCTTGAATTGATCCGATTATGCTCTTGTTCTCCTCTTTGTCTGGATTAAGGTGGTGGGTTGCTGAccatgaaaatgaaagaaatatcAGACACAGAGAAATTCTAAACCTGGCCATCACAAAATGATATTGACGCTCCCTTTTTGAAGAATGTGAAGTAGAACTAGCTAGGTAGCCTGTTCTGAATCGCTGATATAATAAACAAGTTCACTGAAGGAAACTGAACCAAATAACATACAATTCCCATTGGTAGTTTATGCACATAATGTCTTGGTGGTGGATGATTGGACGTAAACGATAAACAAAAACACCACATATTCATCTTTATTAAAGTTATTGACGAAGAACTTCACTAAAGttggatttttaattattttgcgaATTCGGTCACTGTTATTTTAATCAATACCACAATTTTTTCTAGAATTATATATTGTCAAtcctttgaattttttaaaatcatttaattaaaatacttctATATTCTATAAGTCCCTTtactaaaaaaaatcatttactgttttaaatatttatatttttaatctctataatgtattatttaatttatataattttaaaatattcatattatttaaatatttaactcaaattaaaataaattttgaacaaAAGAGTTAAAGCATAATCGTTGCTGTCCTTTGCTACGCACTCAGAGCTAGTGCAagttggaaaaagaaaaattagtacaaacctttatatatatatatatatatatatatataattattagcaAATGGCATGTTACAGTGGTCTGGTCCATCCTGAAAAAGGCAAGGCTTATTAGGCTTTACGTGTGTTAAAAGGTCAAAAACCTAGTGGTCGGTAAGGttccataaaaataaaactcaatAAATAATTCCTAACTTGtgactttaaaattttattataattataataattttttaaaattaattttagttaaatttaaattaattcacatagcatatttaatattattatttttattatataaataatttaattaatttaaattaaattttaattaaaattttaaaattttaaattaaaatgttatgTAAATAGTAGAAAATTAagcattttaattatataatttaaaaattttatataattaagagtttaatattttaattaaaatttaatttctggtaatgaaattatttatatagtaaaaatattaatttaaagaattatattgtaattaatTGATCAATtctataagaaaaaaaagagatggTTAGTGTTTACTAAACGGCAACCAATTTGATGGTCAAATTAGTAACATAGAGAATAagattagaataaaaaatagCTTAGAATATAGGAGTACTTGTGtaagaattatatatttttatctctatgattattaatttctatactataaaaaaataccattaattatagtattttttatagattcgaCAGTGATGAGACTGGCTCGTTAATAAAGAATTTTGTCGGTTAATTGATTGAAAATTATGTGATTATAGACATAAAAATGATATGCTAAATTATAACGGTTAACGATACCGTTTTATGGAATCTCGTTTTATGGTTAAATGGTGAGTTCTGACGAATTAAACCATTCTAAATCActcgttttttttttcattcggTGGAATAAAATATTATCTGATTAGATTCTTTTTTCttgtggttttttttttaaataccagaacataatttttttaaaataattataatgtaatatcaattttatcttatttttcatTGTGAACTTTTAGGACCATGTCATTCATAGTTCTCCGCATCATCTAAATTATTGTTTGCATgtggaacaaaaaaaaaaaaaaagtaagctACAGTTTTCTAGAATCTTAAAAAGTTGAAGGGCTGCAATACAATTCTTCCTTTTTTGCAACTACGcttaatgaaattaattaaactcaaaTTGAATTGGGCCCTTTTGGGTAGTATTATCGAATTTGGGCCATTAGGCAAATTCAAActgaactgtttttttttttttactttccaAAATATGGTAGATTCATTAAAAAAAGTCCCAGCCTTCTGAaatccaaataaataaaattcctaAGCAGGAACAGAGTAAACACATTCATTAAGAATAGCCacttaattttacattttatttgaaaagagatagaataaattattatttttttcggtaaactctaaataaatattaaatacatcCAGCTTtttaaaaagagagaaaataataatCAAAGGAGAAGACAAAACCTCATACCACCTCCCTTGATCATAGGGTCCACCAGCACGCTGCCAAGGGCCTCGTGTAGCCCAAAAATCAAGCCACTCGGTCATACAGCGCCCTCCAAGCTAGAAAATCAGCTAGGACCAAATCAAGCTGGGAACGTCGACGAAAAGCAAGGGCAACCGAAGACCTAGGGATgaccaaatttaaaaataaaaataaaattaatacattatttataaaaaaaaaaaactatatatatCACTACCGTGCATTGCACGGTGTTCATCTGTATATGTAAATATTTGGGATGATTCGTGTGTTTCCAtttctagaaaaaaaaattataatgcaaatataattaaaaaaaaaaaaaaagcatatggCCATGCAAAATTGCAAATTCATTATTATTTACTCTAGAATGGCCAGCGCATCCGCATCTCTCCTCAGTCGCAACCCATCAAAATTATATGATTAAAATACTAATCAAAGGGACAAAACCGACTGCAGAAACAAAACCACCGCCGCTGAAACCAAAACAGCTCCAGAAACCCTTTGAACATTCCCACTCCAGATCGTCTGTCAATGacttctcttctttctctttgttctcTCTCACTTATAATTCTTAATTTCCATTTTCAATTCTCCAAAAGACCGTCTATTGCCCATAGTTTCCAAAACCGTTCCCAAAACCGACCCTGCTTCCTCGCACCTCGCTAAATATATATTGATCACccaaaactcctcaaaaccGACAATTAATCAACTCTTCCATTGCTGTCTTAAACCCCACTTTGTAAAAATTCCATCTTTTTAACGTTTATACCTTTGTGTTATTACATGGAAGCTGCTAATCAACTCGGGTCAACTGCTCATCCTAGCTCGACACCTGCTCCTGTCCCTGGCATCGCCTCTACAGGAACTTTGGGGCGCCATTTGGCTCGGCGACTGGTGGAGATTGGTGTCAACGATGTTTTCTCAGTCCCTGGAGACTTCAACTTGACACTTTTGGATCATCTGATTGCAGAGCCAGGGTTGAACAATATCGGCTGCTGTAACGAGCTTAACGCTGGATATGCTGCTGATGGGTATGCACGGTCAAGAGGCGTGGGGGCTTGCGTGGTGACTTTCACTGTGGGTGGTCTCAGTGTGATTAATGCTATTGCTGGTGCTTATAGTGAGAATTTGCCTGTGATTTGTATCGTCGGTGGCCCCAATTCTAATGATTATGGGACTAACCGGATTTTGCATCACACTATTGGGTTGCCTGATTTTAGCCAGGAGCTCAGGTGCTTCCAGGCAGTCACCTGTGTTCAAGTAAGTTTGATCTGTGTGTACATATATCAAGTAGAATTCGTACGTTTAGACTTGTTTATAGTGTTAAACATATGTATATgcgtatatatatttttatatatactgtCTGGTGATGCTCATGAATCATGATGGTGGTAATATGGCAGGTAGTCGTGAATAACTTGGATGATGCACATGAGCAAATTGACACTGCAATTTCTACTGCTTTGAAGGAAAGCAAGCCCGCTTATATTAGCATAAGTTGTAATTTGCCCGGAATTCCTCATCCTACCTTCACTAGGGAGCCAGTGCCGTTTCTTCTTTCTCCAAAGTATTCCTTCTCTTCTATTCTTATTCCTTGTTTGTAGAATTTGTGGGTTTGTTTGGTATTTTGATGAAATTTAATGCAATTCGACTGGTTTTCTGGAAATTAATCATAGCCTTGTCGAGGAGTGAGAATTATATGCATGGATCTCAGTTTGTTTACTGTGAACCCCATATTTTACTCAGAAGTATGTCCTTGATGCATTCTTTTCTCAAATGTGCTTGTTTGTTCTATCGAACAGGGAACCAGACTAGAGAACGGATTGTATTTTAGCTTGTTTAATATCCTTTATTGAATATCATTATCATGAAAATCTTGTGTTTACAGAACCTGAAGTGGTGCTCTTTACTTCTTTTTCATGCAGTGTAAGCAATCAGTTAGGATTAGAGGCAGCTGTTGAAGCAGCTGCTGAATTTCTAAATAAAGCTGTGAAACCTGTCATTGTGGGGGGACCTAAATTAAGGGTGGCAAAGGCACAGAAGGCCTTTTTAGAGCTCGCAGATGCCACTGAATATCCATTAGCTGTTATGCCCTCAGGGAAAGGGCTAGTACCAGAACATCATCCACATTTCATTGGGACATACTGGGGTGCTGTTAGCACTAGCTTTTGCGCAGAGATTGTGGAGTCTGCCGATGCCTACATTTTTGTTGGCCCCATCTTCAATGATTACAGCTCTGTTGGATATTCCTTGCTGATCAGGAAGGAGAAAGCAATCATGGTGCAGCCTAATCGTGTGACTATCGCCAATGGCCCTTCCTTTGGCTGGGTATTTATGGCTGACTTCTTAAGTGCATTGGCCAAGAAGTTGAAAAAGAACAGCACAGCCATGGAAAATTACAAACGTATCTTTGTACCTCCAGGCATCCCTCTGAAGTGTGAGAAAGATGAACCTCTTAGGGTCAACATACTCTTCAAGCACATTCAGGTAAGGAAACATGCACAATCTAAAATAATCTTGCTAATGTTGTAGATTACATGAGATAGATGATTATAGAGACTTTCACTCTGTTTCTTGGTTGGTTTCTTGGTGTggttggtctttttctttttttgataaATCAGAGTCATTTTACAAAAGGTCTAAGTGAAAATATGAATTTGTTATTTTCGATAGGTCTCTTGTGTTTTGGCTTTAACAGTACAGAATCTGACACTTCTAAATCCTCATAACTTAAATATTGAAAAGTGACATTCTTCCTTCATAGCTCATTGCTGTTATGCTTTCGTGCGTCTTCATTGTACTGCCAATCTTTTTTAACATTTCTTTGAACATGAAATAGCAAATGCTAAGTGGAGACACTGCAGTAATTGCTGAAACTGGAGATTCTTGGTTCAACTGTCAAAAACTCCGTCTCCCTGAGAATTGTGGGTGAGTTATCCATTATGCAAGAATTGTGTTGAATGTGATCCTAATATTGCTATCATCATTAACTAGCTGGAAATTGTTTGCAACAATGTTGTTCAGGTATGAATTCCAGATGCAGTATGGGTCTATTGGCTGGTCTGTTGGTGCAACTCTTGGATATGCTCAGGCTGCCAGAAATAAGCGAGTGATTGCTTGCATTGGTGATGGGAGTTTCCAGGTGAGTGACATATTCTGATAAGCACGTATTCACCATGATAACAGAGAAAAAGAATAATAGAAGAAATTGCTGAAGTGTAATGTGTGGTAAAACTCTCTTTATTCAGGTAACAGCTCAGGATATTTCAACAATGATCCGTTCCGGACAGAGGAGTATAATATTCCTTATCAACAATGGCGGTTACACAATCGAAGTAGAAATTCACGATGGCCCCTACAATGTGATCAAGAA
Protein-coding sequences here:
- the LOC110605229 gene encoding pyruvate decarboxylase 1; this encodes MEAANQLGSTAHPSSTPAPVPGIASTGTLGRHLARRLVEIGVNDVFSVPGDFNLTLLDHLIAEPGLNNIGCCNELNAGYAADGYARSRGVGACVVTFTVGGLSVINAIAGAYSENLPVICIVGGPNSNDYGTNRILHHTIGLPDFSQELRCFQAVTCVQVVVNNLDDAHEQIDTAISTALKESKPAYISISCNLPGIPHPTFTREPVPFLLSPNVSNQLGLEAAVEAAAEFLNKAVKPVIVGGPKLRVAKAQKAFLELADATEYPLAVMPSGKGLVPEHHPHFIGTYWGAVSTSFCAEIVESADAYIFVGPIFNDYSSVGYSLLIRKEKAIMVQPNRVTIANGPSFGWVFMADFLSALAKKLKKNSTAMENYKRIFVPPGIPLKCEKDEPLRVNILFKHIQQMLSGDTAVIAETGDSWFNCQKLRLPENCGYEFQMQYGSIGWSVGATLGYAQAARNKRVIACIGDGSFQVTAQDISTMIRSGQRSIIFLINNGGYTIEVEIHDGPYNVIKNWNYTGLVDAIHNGEGKCWTAKVRTEDELTEAIARATGEQKDALCFIEVLVHKDDTSKELLEWGSRVSAANSRPPNPQ